TTAGTTTCACATTTTAGCTATTTTATGGACTTCATATTGAGTGTGTAAAACACCTAATTTTATTTACTTCTTATTTCAAACTAAAAGTTTCTATATTCCTTTTTTCATCACTTCAAAATGTAGTTACTTATTTTGCTTTGGGTGGatgggtggggggtgggggggggggtggggtagGAATTTGTAAAAAAACAAATTGTTGGTTCCATTGTCTATCTCGAATTCCATAAAGTATAGAGTTGTAATCCTTTTCCAGCAAATAAAGCTCGGTATATTACATACCTTGTACGCACTTTTTATACCAACATATATGTTTGCACCTTTACATGATTAAAAAATTTATTAAATTTGGATGTCGTAATTTGGCTTCATTTTGCAGTACAAACACATACTGCTCTATCCTATGCTGAGTTTGAGTCAAATTATAGTTATATCATACTGTAATTTAAATTTTATGATGAGTTTGGCCCAATTACAGTTTAGAGGAAGCCAAACTATTATGTGAGGATATCTTCTATCTCATATTGTATTTACTAACTAGAGGCATCAACGGAGCTCCACGCTAATCCTGGGAAATCTGATGAAAATAACCATCTGATCTCAGCTGCGTAGATAAGATCTGACAAAGCACCGGATCGTGTTCACAGGAGTCATAGAGACACAACCTTGCATTATATCTCACCCGTACTCGAATATGTCACTCTACACAATTGTGTTGTGGCATGTGGCAAGGCACCCTATGGCGGCACGCCCAGCGCATCGTTTGTCTCAAATACTTGGATGTGATTTCTATTTCTCACATTCTATTCATAAATCGTTCATGGTTTGGTCGTCGCCCCTGGGTCGGGACCAGGTGGCAGGGGTAATAGGTTTCGGTTTCATCCTTTTTTTGCCAGGGAATCAGGTTGAGGAAGAACGTCCATTAGCTCACCAAATCTCCCACGTGCACCCCTCCTCCTGAACTCATCCGGCCTTCGTCGCTCCATCACCCCATCCCCATGCATCTGTATGTTGTTCCATACGGACGCTCTTCTGCCGTGTCTACTGCTCTTCCGCCCTCTCAATTTCAATCTCCCATCCATGGTGGAACTGATCTGAGGAAATTTACGATCGAATCGAGGTTGTGTGGCCCACTCATCCTAATATGCTTATCTCTACAAGATTTGGATCTACATTTCGTGTTCTGATCATGCTACAAACTAGCATCATTTTTTGGTCCCATAGATGAACCTGGTCCACAATGGTTGAGGAGTCAGGAGGCGTAATCATGGCAATTAAATttcttttttttcgaaaaggatTAGATCTATTATAAAGATTCACCGGAAGTACAAATCATCTCAagcataataaaaattacattgaGGTTCATGGACCACCAAACGACCATTGTCGCCGCCAGAACGAGCCACCGacgcgccgctgccgccgctcctttaccggagccggcttgaccttgtcgatgacagcCGGGAAGTCTTAATGCATGAGCCCCTAAAGACTAGCACCCTGGAGCCGCAATCGTTGCCGTTGAATCCTTGAAGAAATATATTGTGGTGTTGTGCACGGGGTGGGGGATGTTAAGAGTTAACCTTGCTGTATAGGGGTTCATCATGTTTATTTTGTCGCGTCAGTTCATTCTTGCATGTAATTGAGTTTCCATAGACTACGTTTCAATTATTTTTTGAGTTTCATAGACGTGAGGCTGCGGTACGTGTGTGTGCCGTTGCATGACCAAGCCGCATAGCTGTTAGTTTAGGCTCAGATGTGGACCGAATATTCAACTAGGAAGGATGGTGTTGGCCGAATCGTGTAGGTTAACCCGTCGAAGCCGCTGATGTTTACTATATAATTTATGTTTTTATACGGTGGCCACACGCTATGTAACAACCATAGTGATCATGCCAAAAAAATTTCATACTTATGACATTTCTCTTTGTTGTAGATATATGCAGTTTGTGATTCATTTTTTGTAACTCTTCTGCAGCATGGGCCTGCTTACCATATCTCATACTCCCCTCCGACCCAAAATAAATGTCTTAATCTTattacaactttgtactaaagttagtaaaAAGTAAGACACTTGTTTTGGGACAGAGTGAGTACATTGCATATTTTGTTCTAGCTTCTGTGAGTGATGAAAAATATTGGGTTTTACCACTTTTAACGAACTTCACATTAAATTAATAGACTACCTATTGATTATATGTTAGTTCATCCAACATACCTTATCACTCATGTATATTATGTTGCTTCCCATAGTTGTTTGCTGCACCGAAATAGCCTATTCCCAAGGCAATATAATTTACCATGTCTGTACAAACCTCACCACGTCGAAACAATAAGCATTGAAGCTCTCTTTATAGCATGCCGATacatgatcaaatcatagaaGAAACATAACATTGCTCCGATATATGAAAGGCAGCTGTTTTGTGTAGCTTGCCCAATATCTACAGGTGTGTTCATGCATTCTTTGTTTTTTTTATGCATTGATCTTCATGAATTATGTTATTTACGCAGAATTGATATTGTTTAGTTTAGTGCGCCCTGATGCTAGACTTAATAAAATCTGTCATGTAGCAGATTATATATAAAGATATACTAGGTACAACACTGTAATTATGTAGTTGTAGTTGGTCGGTGATCATTCATAGGGATGTTTTGACTTATACCTGCATGTTATTTCATCTTGTAATTCTGCTTTAAGCTACTTCTAAAGATTAGAGTACCTCTCAATAGAAAAAAAAAAGTTGCCATGATACAATGACGGGACTTGAACTATATGAAAGGGCAAGAGAGAGCATAAGTAACAAGAACACATTTATGTAGCGTGTGGCCATTTTTTTCATGCTAAATAAGACAATTGCAAAGATAACTCATGTTCTTGCTTTCCTTGGTACTAATAACGCAGATTACAGAAATTAGGCTTCTTCTGTATCATCAAGACTAGGCGTTTTTTTTACTGAAAGCCTAACTATATCCTCCAACTTGTTGCACTCAATGTACATGCTTGAGTGTACTTAAAATTTTCAACTACATATTGCACTCATTGACCAATGTGACGCAAGACATAATTGGATCATTTGATCTAGAGAGCACAAATTAACATGCGCACCACCATACAACATTTGTTTATGCGAAAGTTCAACTTAGATGAAGTTTATAATACATCcgaattgatgacaacatatctAACGTTATGTACCGGATGACATCCGAATTGATGAAGCTGTGATGTCGCCTGATTTTTATTTGACCTCTTTGATTTTTTGGAATTGCTCTCTCATTTGTGAGTTCCCATGACTCATATATATTAACTGAATACCCCATGGCAAATAATCATGTGTGAGAACGCCAAATTTTAAGACATGACAATGCAATGTAGGAATAAGAACAGCATATGATTGGAATGCATGCACTATTGATTCCAACAATATACCTTAACAGAACAATTTTTTAGCTGAAACCTTCATATTTTGTAGGGAAGGTGAAACCTTTGGATGGTTCATAGGAAATGAGCACATAATTTAACGGAACAGTAAGAGAAATATGGAGAGAACTAGAGGGGGATCCTAAAGACCAGAGTCCATAAAAATGTCTATGAAACCAAACATTCCACAGAGGCCCTAAAATTATTTGATCCCTTTGGTGCTTACATacgtgaagaaaggcccagagtgATGTCCAGAATGTTGCAACTATTTAACATTTACTCTTACTATTTTTTAAGTACTCATTTtttataaaaatattgattttaGTTCAAATTTACATGTGTGCTTACTTGGTTGGCATTTATGCTTTTTTATATAGTTCAAGTATCACATCATATAATATAACAAATGAAATAAAAAAATTGTTGAACAAGCTTGGCACATACTACTAACTTGCTAAAATAATGGTGAATATGTTATCAAGGGGTTATGATCTTTGTATGTTAAATAACTAGCCAGCAGTTGCACGGGCTGACGATTAGTTTTACTAGTTAGTGACATCGGTGGTGATGTTATTGCAAGTAAGGATTGGTTCACACAGAACACCAATTGAATTGGATTGGCACCGATTACGACCGGAACATGCATACATCTTTTATTTCAAATTTAAAACCTTGTCCATTATAATTATGCCCCATGACTCGATgaaatttgaattttttatgtTTGTTCTGTATTATACAAAAAAATGCTTTTAGGTTACTATAAATTGTTTCTGCAAAAGTGACCCAATGCCATTTTAGAGGCCGCTGTCATGTTTGTCTCACCGAGCTAGTGGCAACACAAATATAATTTACCTAGCGCAAATATATATAACTAGGCTCATCTTCTCAATGAGTTTCCTTAACTTTTCTTTACTGATTGATTCTGTAGATGTGTAATCGAAAGCTGAAATAATTGCAACGCTTTTCTCTCTTACATATAGTAGATGTGACTCAAGATATAATTGCACAAGTGTCTTAACCAGTACAATGCAGCTCCAGGATTCTCAAAATAATTGCTCAGATGTTACCTTGGTAACGCAGCTCCAGGCTTTTCAAATTCTGATTACATGAGAACTGGAATACAAAGAGCGCGATATATGCTTTCCAATTTTGTACTTGAAATGAATTTGTTTCTAAAAAATCTTTGCTGAATGAATTAACATGCACAATGAATACAAGAATGAACAGATCGCCCGACACTACCGAACAAAATTTGCCGGACCACAAAAGGGTTACAAATACAACTCAAAATTTTGCGGGGCCACAGAACAAAACTAGGTACAACTTGAGGCTGTGCAAGCAAGGCATCCCTTtgctttttctttctttttgacAAGGCCTATCCATAGCCAAAGGAACAGATCCAGATCGCCGTAAGAAGCTGTCGACCTGGATCCAAATCATCAACCTAGATATCTAGTTAGGTGGGAGTGTCGGAGGCAGCCGCTCCTCATTCCTCAAGGAAGCAGCGAAAAACCCGACTGTTCTCTCCAGGGCAGTATACTATTGGTATAGCTACTCTACATATGTCTACCTACATACAGCTACTACATGTAGTAGCTGCTGGCCTGTTCTTTGCTCTTCCTCCTTGATCCGCCGTCGCCATACTGGTCGTGCCACTGAATAAGTTCCCTCATGTTTTCGGAGTCAAGTGGCACGCTAGCGCACACCTATGCAGCAAATCATGCAACGTGGTTATCACATGGTCAATAAGCAAGCAGTAACAAACATACCTATTGCCAGCAAGTTTTCAAACAACTAGTGCTTTGATCCTCACCTGATCATGGGCCGATTTGAAATCGTCCATTCTAAGAGGCCGGATGTCGTCAGCTGTAAGCAGCGCAGGCTCAGGCCTACCTTCGATTATCGCCAGACTCTTCTCCTGTACAAAAACAAAAACAGTATGAATTCAGCCACaccggtgtgtgtgtgtgtgtgtgtgtgtgttgccTGTATGTTGATCTCTATTCAAACCTTTTGTTCTCTCTCTAGGAGATCGTGAATGGGCCGCCCTGCTGCTGTCACACAGAGATTCTGGGGGAAATTAAGGGGAAGGTCAATGAGAATTCGGCTTTGGCAGTACAATGTCACTGCTCAAGAGCATAAGAGAGTCACACCAACACCAACACCAACATCAACATACCTTCAAGTCACTTCCTGAATATCCATCAGTCATACTGGCAACTGACTCAAGACTCACATCTTCTGCCAACGCTTCTTTGGACAGTATCAGCTTCAAAATCCTCTCTCTATTCGGCGCATTAGGAAGGTTCACCATTAATCTGCCAACACCGGTCAGATCAGCGCCTGATAAGAGCCAATGAGGACACCAAGATTTGTCATGTAGTATAGGGAGATAGATGCTACCTGCGAGGTAACCTTCTAATGACCGCCTCATCAAGATCATAGGGCCTGTTGGTGGCTGCAAGAACCACTACACGTTCGTCATCTTTAGTAAGCAACCCCTCCCAATTCACCATAAATTCATTTTTCATCCTTCGCGTGGTTTCTGGCTCTTCTCGATTTTGCCTCTTTCCTAGCATGCTGTCAACCTGTGAAAAAAAGAAATACAGAAGAGGATGTGAGCATAATTAATAAACCATGCATAAAAGAAAATGATTATTATAGACTTGATTGCTCACCTCATCAAGAAATATTACAGCAGGAGATAGTTTACTTGCCAAAGAGAAAATGGCCTTTACATATTTCTCTCCTTCCCCAAACCACTGAAAACAAGACGACAGAAAAATGCACCagctttaacaggccggaaagcGCACACAAGAGCAGGGGCAGCCAATTTGTTATTTTGATTCAACTAACATACCTTTGACGCGATGCTTGACATGGATACGTTCATAAAGCTTGCACCTGATTCTGTGGCTACTGCTTTTGCGAGCATTGTTTTACCGGTGCCGGGAGGTCCAAAGAGCAATATTCCCTTCGCAGGCTGCCAACATGAAAGGGATTCAATGCAGTGACTCATTAACCTTCACAAATTTATTTTTCATGTAAAACAATATCCAGCTAGCTGTACATATACTTCTTTTATCTCCCCATTTCCCAATATAAAAAAATGGCAGGCACAGTTCTGATTATTTAAAAAACAATGCCACAGCAACAGAACCCTGAGTCTTTACATCAAGCATCCTAGCTAACTGCTAGTTACTGCAGTTATATTGGTGAGCAAATAATTAAAATTCTGCATATCTTGTTTTGGCCAATAAAGTAACCATAGATATTAATCATGTTGGAAGGCAACCGGATTTATAATTTTAAAATTGTTGTACGGCCTATCCACTAAGAGAGCTGCCCTTAGCTGAATGTACATGATCGAGTACCTTTAATAGCTGCCCCTTGCTGAACAATTCAGGTCTTTTTAGAGGAGTTATAATCAATTCCTTTAACGTGTCTTTTACACACTCCAGGGCTCCGATATCGTCAAAGGTTACTCCAATTTCATGGGGTGCAATAACATTCGACAGAAGGCTTCTCTCAAACTCATTCTCTGTGACCACGTcctgaaaataaaataaaataaaaacctAGATGAATTTAAGCATCTTAGACTTTTAAATAGCTCGCTAGATATAGGGGCGGAGGACACCTTCAGTGCTTTCTTTGAGCTACTACTGGCCATGCTCTCGCTCTGTATACGTTCGAGTCCATGCTTCAGACTGTAAGCACAAAGCTAACTTGGTATTCCACAAAAACACCTAATTCAAGTTTATTTTGATATGTAATACTCGTAGGACATTAGCATAGTCTATTTACCTTTCTGTTGGAAGTACAGGTTTGGCATCCATATTGGGTTTATCGTGCTCAAGGTGATAAGAAATCCCATAACCAACAACTTTATCCACATCTGAAAATCGGAAAATCATAAGTTTTCAGTAAACATGTCTATAGAACTGAAAATAAAATACTAACAGTTGGTCCATGACTGACAATGGAAGAACCAACTTACCAACATGAGTCAGTAGTCGGTCCGTAATTGGCAATTCTTCAACATCGTGGCATTCAATTTCACATTGGGTCAGAAACTGCATTATAAAACaatgtaagaatcatataataaTTATCCAAAGTATCACTACCGAAGTTCATTAATAATTGAAGGTACCAAATGCTACCATTCTAGCAATTGTTGTTCCACCTCTATAGGTGCTTTCTTTTGATACATTGATTGATTGCAAGGGAATACTACTTGAAGGGCATAAAACATGTAAATCATTAAAAGCAATATATAGTCAAGTAAAGCACCATAAAATTCTTTTCAGAATTGCTTTTGTGCAAGGAGCGCTATACATATAACCATATAAGTTCACATTTCAATCATATAGCAAGTTAGAAATGAAACCATGCAATTAAGTTTTCTCGATCAAACACTGCTACATATGTACTTCCAGGGTCGCACAAAAAAATTCCCGTCACCTTCTACAGAGACTCCTTGTTGCAGCTTACCTTGCGAATACTAAGAACATTGGCTTTAGCTCTAAGGCTTTCAGCATCAAGTCTTATTTGTTGGTTCAAATATGATAGCTGTGCTTTGTCCTAAGAAAAAACACGAATCTCTAGATTAGACAAAGTACCATCTGCAAGCTAATGGTTAACAGAAGTTTTTTGAATATGTCACCAGGGGGGAGGAATCCCGCCTGTATGTTGATCTCTATTCAAAGAAATGGAGCCGGTTTATATGGGAAACCAGATAAAACCGTGACATTACCTTCGGAGGTTCAATGTAAATTCTGTTAGGGAAAAGCTTAGTTAGATGCTTTATTGAGTAATCATTGTTTCTTTCTTGCAATTTACTTCCAGAAGACCCCTGCATTTTTCATAGCATTAGTTAGAGTAGCTCTCAAGCATTCTACACCATGCCTACAAACTCTAATATAAATAAGTATTAATTTTTACCAATAAAGAGTTAATAAGGGCCTGGGCGTCATTACCAAGCGCCGGAAAAGATAATCCTTTTGGAGGTGACTATAAAATAGACCAGCGTCAGCAATCTTGAAGGTAAAAAATAAGTACAAAAAAACAGTGTTACATATATTCAACAGAACGATACAAAGCTGACAAGAAGAGAGGAGCCGAGGGGAATGAATATTTGCTGCATGTTAACTAGTGAATTCAGAATCCACCGGTGGCAAGAGTTGTCTTAGGTTTAGTCTCATGTGCCACAATGTTACTCAAACCACATATTAGCTAGTGAAATATTAAAAAGAGTTGTCTTAGGTTTAGTCTCATGTGACAAAAAGATTTGTCTTAGGTGTTTGTCCTTGAGAGTTGAGCTAGCCTAGTGATCTCGGCTATCCTACGTTTCACTCACCCCTGTTCCGATCGTTTTTAAAATATAGGTGTGCCAACCTATCTAAGCAATCTTTCCTATTCTACCTAAAAAACCTTGTGCTTTAGCAGAACACCAAATGTAATGGACTGCTGTGTAGTACTATACCTTATCTATAAATGTGTCAACCTATCTAATCAATCTTCCCTACCTAAAAAACACCCGATATCACGGCATCTTAATCCTTGTGCTAAATTTCAATTTACTTCCTAAAGGGGACTGTGTAGTATACCTTATCTATCTGGCTGGTTGCCCAAGTGTAAGAAGCAATTATTAGAACACCAGGTGGAAGTTCCTTCCCTAGTGATTCATGTGATTCTGGACTTCTGGTCAGCGTTCTCTCTAAATCCTTAACGAACACAATCAAAGTGCTACTTTTGCTTTCTTCCGAAATGACCTGAAAGGCAATGGAAACAATGTTGCTGCAGGCTATAGAAGGTTAAATTTCACATAAATATGATCACCCAAAACAGTAGGTACCTGATTTAACTCGTCTGTACCAAATTGTTTATCACTAGAAGAGCTTGGGAGAAGTTCATTAACTAGAGAAATGTCAAACAGTTAATCACAAATCAGAGTAGGCAACCAAAATGACCATTGCACAGCAAGTTCAGACTAACCAGGGCAAAAGAAGCCATGATGTTTGTCGCACAAACCCCCAAGATCATTACCACCCGGAATCGGCTTGTCAAATCTAACTCCAACTTTACGGAAACTACTGACATTGTTTTCGAAGGCAAGCATCACTCTGCCCCGACAACCATTACTTGGCCCCCTGCGAATAAGCCAAATTTACGATGTAAAATTCCAAAGGAAATTATCTTGCTAACATAATCATGCAATCAGCAGGGCTAACATACTCATGTAACAAATATGACCAAAAAGCACAAAGAACAAAGGAGATCCAGGATGCACAAATATTATGTCAAAGTGAAACAGAAACACAAGGCTACAAAGCTACCTGTGCAGAAATGTGTGAAAGGGAGGTTTTGTAATTGGGCCAATATACTTTACCCTACTCCCTGCACAACAAAGAGTATATATAAAGGCTTCACTAAAGGTTATGGTAACATTTAAGCTGATAAACAATATAAAAAAAGGGTACCAAAACCTTTTCCAAAAGTTACACCATTGGGCGATTCTGGAACCTTGGTACATCTGGCCTGAACATAATTTTATTTCTCAGATAATGCATAAATTGCTTCGGCATTCACAGAGTACAAGTTGCTTAGTTACTATGTTTGGATTGATATTGAAATGGAAACTCATGGATAACTTACAGCAGGAAGCAGAAGAGAATCAACAATGAGAAGTCTGGCACCAAACTTCTTTGCAAGGGCCTTTACAATTGTTTCCTGATAAATTTCGGTCCCTAGAAAAGCATATTTGTGC
This sequence is a window from Aegilops tauschii subsp. strangulata cultivar AL8/78 chromosome 7, Aet v6.0, whole genome shotgun sequence. Protein-coding genes within it:
- the LOC109781666 gene encoding uncharacterized protein, which gives rise to MVDTPRSSADGSGRGKGGGKRASSSSPPQPPSSASPIKRSKADATGKGKEKEKAEADKPQEKAPVAAAAAAEKATTSSRRAVEEEACKALASLAAQNRLAAAATGSQARQPPNQGPWARLLSQFSEIPHLTISDRPCPISFNSATLCMLRHLEESGQCLLDVTGEQGWVQVNRRNIIKGTTTPLADGDEVIISHYKNAYIFQYLLNGNEAPISVSAGENNQGVSQTFKDGLKRGILCPDAIQVTLDNFPYYLSENTKSKLLTTASIHMEHRGKRFIRSLWGISSLNQRILLSSSSGTEIYQETIVKALAKKFGARLLIVDSLLLPAARCTKVPESPNGVTFGKGSRVKYIGPITKPPFHTFLHRGPSNGCRGRVMLAFENNVSSFRKVGVRFDKPIPGGNDLGGLCDKHHGFFCPVNELLPSSSSDKQFGTDELNQVISEESKSSTLIVFVKDLERTLTRSPESHESLGKELPPGVLIIASYTWATSQIDKSPPKGLSFPALGNDAQALINSLLGSSGSKLQERNNDYSIKHLTKLFPNRIYIEPPKDKAQLSYLNQQIRLDAESLRAKANVLSIRKFLTQCEIECHDVEELPITDRLLTHVDVDKVVGYGISYHLEHDKPNMDAKPVLPTESLKHGLERIQSESMASSSSKKALKDVVTENEFERSLLSNVIAPHEIGVTFDDIGALECVKDTLKELIITPLKRPELFSKGQLLKPAKGILLFGPPGTGKTMLAKAVATESGASFMNVSMSSIASKWFGEGEKYVKAIFSLASKLSPAVIFLDEVDSMLGKRQNREEPETTRRMKNEFMVNWEGLLTKDDERVVVLAATNRPYDLDEAVIRRLPRRLMVNLPNAPNRERILKLILSKEALAEDVSLESVASMTDGYSGSDLKNLCVTAAGRPIHDLLEREQKEKSLAIIEGRPEPALLTADDIRPLRMDDFKSAHDQVCASVPLDSENMRELIQWHDQYGDGGSRRKSKEQASSYYM